GCCCGCCTCCCTGGCCCGGTACATGAGTTCCACCGAATCCACGCCCGTCGGCAGTTCCACCCACAGCACTCCCCCGCCTTCGGGCCTGCCGACCCGCGTGCCTTCGGGGAAGGTGCGGCTCACGTGCAGCTGCATGGACTGAGTCTGCTCCTGCAAGGCCCGGCGCAGACCGCGCAGATGCCGATCATACCGGCCCTCGCGCAAATAGACGCCCACGGCCTCTTGGGTGAGGGTCGCGGAACAGACGTTGGTGGTGGCCTTGACCTCGTAGGCCTCGCGATAAAACCGGCCCGGCATGATCCACCCGATGCGGTAGCCCGGGCACAGAGTCTTGGAAAAGGACGAGCATAGAACGACCAGCCCCTGCGAGTCGTACATCTTGAAGACCGAAGGGCGGGTCTGGCCGAAATGCAGATCCCCGGCCACATCGTCCTCGATGAGGGGAATCTCCCGCCTGGCCAGCAATTCCACAATTTCACGCTTGGCAACATCCGACGTCAGTGACCCGTCGGGATTGTTAAAATTTGGCGTGAGGATGCAGGACCGGATGTCGAACCGCTCCAGGGCCCGCTCCACGTCGGCGGGGTCCACCCCGTGCCCTGGATGAGAAGGGATCTCGATGGAGCGCACACCCTGATTTTCAAGAAGCTGCTGAAAACAGAAATAGGACGGGGCCTGGATGAGCACGTTGTCTCCGGGGCGGACCAGGCTGCGCACGGCCACGTGCAGGGCCTCAAGGGCCCCGCAGGTGATGATAATCTCCTCGGGCCGCACCGCCAGCCCCGCCTGGGCCGCTCGCAAGGACAGCTGGCGGCGCAGCTCCAGGCTGCCTTCCACGGGCAGATAGCCGACCTGCCGCTTGGGATCTTCCCGCGACAGACGGCCCGCCACCTTGGCCAGTTCGCGGTAAGGCAGCAAATCCTCCGAAGGACAATTGATGCCCAGGGGCACAAGCTCCCGATCGCCCACGGTCTCGAGCACGGCGGAGATGAGCTGACTGCGGTTGACGGTGTGCGGCCGGAGCACGGGCCGGGGGTTGCGCGGCGGAGGCGGCAGCTGCCGCGTGTCGCGCCGCACGAAAAACCCGGACCTGGGGCGCGACTCGATGACCCCTTTTCGCTCCAGCTCGGCGTAGGCCTGGAGTACGGTGCTCACCGCCACCCGGCTGCGCAGGCTGACATGACGCAGGGACGGCAGCCTGGCTCCGGGACCAAGAGTGCCCGAGGCGATCTGCTGCATGAGGTTCTGCTCGATCTGCCGGTATCTGAAATCTTCCATGCAAGTACCCTCGCGCGAGGCAAAGAGAGGAAACACTCCTCCCAAGCTACTGCGTTTTTTGATTATTGCTCTGATCTTGTCCGAACGAGGAGGTATCGGATGCCTTCGCTCAAAAGCATGGATTCCCGCCTTCGAGGGAATGACGCCGGGGACAGGACGGTACATTTCTGCCTTTACATACAACGACGTACCGCAGGGTTTGGCAGGGGCCGGGAGTGGCGGGCCGTCGGCTGTCTGACTGAGTCAGGCTTCGTTTGACGGATCATCGCCTCCCGGACGGAGCGCAGGCCGATGTTCGAAGAAGCGATGATCCGTCTCTACGAGGCCCCTGCCACCCCCCATCTGTAACCTTTCGGCCTTGCCCTGAACGGACCTCCGTGCCAACATCTCTTCCTCGGTTTACAGCCCTCGACCGCCTCAATCTGTTATGCTCGAAATTTATAGAAACTGTATCTGTACTGCAAACAGATTTTGACTAGGTTGAGCCCGAAGAGGATAATCGATTATGAACTGCGCCACCCTTTCATCCACCAGCCGCGCCGAGTCCCCCCTGGTCTCGGCCTTCCGCCAGACCCTGCCCATCATCCTGGGCTATGTGCCCGTGGGCTTCGCCTATGGGGTTCTGGCCCAAAAGTCCGGCCTTTCGGGCATGAACACCATTCTCATGAGCCTTCTGGTCTTTGCCGGATCGGCCCAGCTCATCGCGGTGGGCCTGTTTGCCGCCAAGGCCGCGCCCCTGGCCATCGTGGCCACGACTTTCGTCGTCAACCTGCGCCACCTGCTCATGTCGGCGGCCCTGGCCCCCTATCTGCGCGGCTGGAGCAAATCCCGCCTGGCCCTCTTCTCCTACCAGATGACGGACGAGACCTTCGCCC
This Desulfomicrobium apsheronum DNA region includes the following protein-coding sequences:
- a CDS encoding AzlC family ABC transporter permease, with the protein product MNCATLSSTSRAESPLVSAFRQTLPIILGYVPVGFAYGVLAQKSGLSGMNTILMSLLVFAGSAQLIAVGLFAAKAAPLAIVATTFVVNLRHLLMSAALAPYLRGWSKSRLALFSYQMTDETFALHVGRFARGETGPGETFGINVIAQSAWVGGTVLGLAASTLITDIRPIGLDYALPAMFIALLLGQLKSRQHLAVAVIAGVLSTVLMLAGLDQSHVLAATVIAATIGLGVHAWTSRQSS
- a CDS encoding PLP-dependent aminotransferase family protein, with protein sequence MEDFRYRQIEQNLMQQIASGTLGPGARLPSLRHVSLRSRVAVSTVLQAYAELERKGVIESRPRSGFFVRRDTRQLPPPPRNPRPVLRPHTVNRSQLISAVLETVGDRELVPLGINCPSEDLLPYRELAKVAGRLSREDPKRQVGYLPVEGSLELRRQLSLRAAQAGLAVRPEEIIITCGALEALHVAVRSLVRPGDNVLIQAPSYFCFQQLLENQGVRSIEIPSHPGHGVDPADVERALERFDIRSCILTPNFNNPDGSLTSDVAKREIVELLARREIPLIEDDVAGDLHFGQTRPSVFKMYDSQGLVVLCSSFSKTLCPGYRIGWIMPGRFYREAYEVKATTNVCSATLTQEAVGVYLREGRYDRHLRGLRRALQEQTQSMQLHVSRTFPEGTRVGRPEGGGVLWVELPTGVDSVELMYRAREAGISIAPGTIFSTQDRFSGHVRLNSGNPWTSELAAGIERLGGLVAEMVGG